A single Zootoca vivipara chromosome 1, rZooViv1.1, whole genome shotgun sequence DNA region contains:
- the LOC118079784 gene encoding olfactory receptor 10V1-like, protein MGYENQTEFYFRPFSTLLETQLVIFLLFLLFYVLSLCGNAAVVLIVHVDHSLHNPMYFFLGNLAALEICYSSAIAPLALANLLSRKSATISLSGCGTQMFFFVFLGGADCVLLAIMAYDRYVAICHPLRYMLIMNKTVCTSLVVVSWLLGFVLSLQLTTLIFRLPFCGQNEINHFFCDIPVILQLGCSDIHIQQAVIFIVSVVVITIPFLLICISYSFIAVAILQIRSAEGQQKAFSTCSSHLMVVLLQYGCCSFIYLRPNSSYSPQEGRVVSVVYTFVTPLLNPLIYSMRNKDLKEALRRAFRRRVFSPQKV, encoded by the coding sequence ATGGGATATGAAAACCAAACTGAATTCTATTTCCGTCCCTTCTCCACCTTGCTTGAGACACAGCTGgtcattttccttctctttctgctctTCTACGTCCTCAGCCTCTGTGGGAACGCTGCTGTCGTGCTTATTGTCCATGTCGACCACTCTCTCCATAACCCCATGTATTTCTTCTTGGGCAACCTGGCAGCTCTGGAGATCTGCTACTCTTCTGCCATTGCTCCATTGGCTTTGGCCAACCTTCTGTCCAGGAAAAGTGCCACCATTTCCTTAAGTGGCTGTGGAACCCAAATGTTCTTCTTTGTCTTCCTAGGAGGAGCTGATTGTGTCCTACTGGCCATCATGGCATACGATAGATACGTGGCAATTTGCCATCCGCTGCGCTACATGCTCATCATGAACAAAACAGTATGTACTTCCCTTGTCGTGGTATCCTGGCTGCTGGGTTTTGTGTTGTCTCTACAACTGACCACCCTTATTTTCCGCTTGCCATTCTGTGGCCAAAATGAAATCAATCACTTCTTCTGTGACATCCCAGTCATTCTGCAGTTGGGTTGTAGTGACATCCACATCCAACAAGCGGTTATCTTCATAGTTAGTGTTGTAGTCATCACCATACCCTTCCTTCTAATCTGTATCTCATATAGCTTCATTGCGGTGGCCATTTTGCAAATCCGTTCTGCTGAAGGCCAGCAAAAAGCCTTCTCCACTTGCTCCTCCCACTTGATGGTTGTCCTCCTACAGTACGGCTGTTGCAGTTTCATATACTTACGGCCCAACTCCAGCTACTCACCACAGGAGGGTCGAGTGGTGTCTGTGGTCTACACCTTTGTCACTCCCCTACTGAACCCTCTGATCTATAGCATGAGAAACAAGGATCTGAAAGAGGCACTGAGGAGAGCCTTTCGAAGAAGAgtgttttccccccaaaaggTTTGA